A window of the Vanessa cardui chromosome 25, ilVanCard2.1, whole genome shotgun sequence genome harbors these coding sequences:
- the LOC124540382 gene encoding uncharacterized protein LOC124540382, which yields MEKVSTDDQPSDARPTPDDFINYLPWACNQLQLETTVLITKGFQNEYVSVAMTDRSKKSGKSRIKLTQSRHDVGSDQDKENSASGLQQPVAYSNIVRIVAIYDSFEHLVEIKFLKNRQIPRLIFKIIGLTIQFLSNVANITINSGMDQYTLYEINKFLNTSHITEICLDGSFLKEGNFDILLETSSPLRHYSLCRCKIDDLIVENIARKLIYPMPASKTLLILNLSSNSITDLGAAYLAQALRSNRHLSYLNLADNRLTDEGAKQIFDVLVEFPLTSQELFEARQRHMLYLKHKNELIEVMIKEIRAGEFDRKLAKRKSIRPISAVSGKKSKLDKESSLKSIGDAKSLANIDLIYYEKALNMVENSLGEFRDPYTTYDTTVKDGSVFSKGNNVLCYLNLAYNNLSYLSLKKLLGVLIFQKLLDRKPRGLINLSIEGNNLPVACKEMVQIDDILEMGLMVHNRRLSGAKKKPQSKCTSR from the exons ATGGAAAAAGTTAGTACCGACGATCAACCGTCTGATGCTCGGCCCACACCTGACGACTTCATCAACTACCTGCCCTGGGCTTGCAACCAGCTTCAGCTAGAGACAACTGTTCTTATCACAAAGGGTTTTCAAA ATGAATATGTAAGTGTGGCTATGACGGATAGAAGCAAGAAATCCGGTAAAAGTCGAATTAAGTTGACTCAATCTCGTCATGACGTCGGATCAGATCAAGACAAAGAAAACTCAGCATCAGGTCTTCAACAACCAGTAGCTTATAGTAATATAGTAAGAATTGTAGCCATTTATGATAGTTTTGAACATTTAGtcgaaataaaatttctaaaaaacAGACAAATACCGAGACTGATTTTCAAAATCATCGGACTGACTATACAATTTCTATCGAATGTAGCCAATATAACTATCAATAGCGGTATGGATCAGTACAcgctttatgaaataaataaatttcttaatacCTCGCATATAACAGAAATATGCTTAGATGGTTCCTTTTTAAAGGAAGGAAACTTTGACATACTGCTGGAAACCAGCAGCCCTCTCCGGCACTATTCATTATGCAGATGCAAAATTGATGATTTGATTGTTGAGAATATAGCAAGAAAGTTAATCTATCCAATGCCTGCTTCTAAAACTCTATTGATTCTCAACTTATCATCAAATAGCATAACAGATTTGGGAGCAGCATATTTAGCACAAGCCTTAAGATCGAATCGACACCTAAGTTACTTAAATTTGGCTGATAACAGATTAACTGACGAGGGAGCGAAACAGATATTCGACGTTCTCGTAGAATTCCCACTAACGTCACAGGAGTTGTTCGAAGCTAGACAAAGACATATGCTCtatttgaaacataaaaatgaattaatcgAAGTTATGATTAAAGAAATACGAGCCGGTGAATTTGATAGGAAATTAGCTAAGAGGAAATCGATAAGACCAATATCAGCTGTATCCGGTAAGAAAAGTAAATTAGACAAGGAATCTTCATTAAAGTCCATCGGTGATGCAAAGAGCCTTGCTAATATAGATttgatatattatgaaaaagcaTTGAACATGGTTGAAAATTCTCTCGGAGAGTTTAGGGATCCATACACTACGTACGACACAACCGTTAAGGATGGAAGCGTATTTTCTAAAGGAAACAACGTCCTATGCTACTTGAATTTAGCTTATAATAATCtttcatatttatcattaaagaaATTGCTGGGAGTTCTTATATTTCAGAAGCTTTTAGATAGGAAACCAAGAGGTTTGATTAATTTGTCTATAGAAGGTAATAACCTCCCTGTAGCTTGTAAGGAGATGGTTCAAATCGATGACATTTTGGAAATGGGCTTAATGGTACATAATCGTAGACTTTCCGGTGCTAAGAAAAAACCACAATCAAAATGTACATCACGCTGA